In Achromobacter xylosoxidans A8, a single window of DNA contains:
- a CDS encoding collagen-like triple helix repeat-containing protein, with protein sequence MHTHSDTRRLQRVLTATILATALVSALAACGGGGGGKKTAGLPGTDIPTNPGGGGLDPGGGLNPGGGTNPGGGTNPGGGTNPGGGTNPGGGTNPGGGTDPGGGTNPGGGTNPPRVSGLLETTLGNTGAALDNTLPLNLDTTLAGVGKALDPTIKPVADTVVGLTQQIGATTGLGQPTDGVVRQVGGLVSDLGTSVKGSGLPGGLGAGVGGLVDGLGKTVASTGGLLNANANNPNPLTTVLGNATGAVGALTGALSGQGGLLQPITQVVGGVTGGVLSGPNTPLLEPALGNVGKTVDNVLPLGLQPVLAGVGGALDPTASPLAGKVVGLTQQVGDTTKLGAPVAGLLSSLGGTVTNLGGALPGGTPGLNGVLQGLGGAVASAGGLLHATPGNANPLGSTLANATGAVASLTGGLGLGGVTGGLTGGANGTGGLLAPVTGLLGGVTGAVGGTAGGGLLGGLVGGLTGAGGAAAGAGASAGTNGGGLLGGLVGGVNVAAGAGAGAGASTGAPASSGGSGGTTGGAAANGGLLGGLLGGVTGSLTGGAAAGGSSGGTANGGLLGGLLGGLAGKK encoded by the coding sequence ATGCATACCCATTCCGACACGCGCCGCCTGCAACGCGTCCTGACCGCCACCATCCTGGCCACCGCATTGGTAAGCGCCCTGGCCGCCTGCGGCGGCGGTGGCGGCGGGAAGAAAACCGCGGGACTGCCCGGGACCGACATCCCGACCAACCCCGGTGGTGGCGGCCTTGATCCTGGCGGCGGCCTCAACCCTGGCGGCGGGACCAATCCCGGCGGCGGTACCAACCCCGGCGGCGGTACCAACCCCGGTGGTGGAACCAACCCTGGTGGCGGCACCAATCCCGGTGGCGGGACCGACCCCGGCGGCGGCACTAATCCTGGCGGCGGCACCAATCCGCCGCGCGTGAGCGGCCTGTTGGAAACCACGCTGGGCAATACCGGCGCGGCGCTCGACAACACCCTGCCCTTGAACCTGGACACGACCTTGGCCGGCGTGGGCAAGGCGCTGGATCCCACGATCAAGCCGGTAGCCGACACCGTGGTCGGACTGACTCAACAGATCGGCGCGACTACCGGTTTGGGACAACCCACCGACGGCGTCGTCAGGCAGGTAGGCGGCCTGGTCAGCGACCTGGGCACCAGCGTCAAAGGATCGGGACTGCCCGGGGGCCTGGGCGCGGGCGTGGGCGGCCTGGTGGACGGCCTGGGCAAGACCGTGGCCAGCACTGGCGGCCTGCTGAATGCGAACGCCAACAATCCGAATCCCCTGACGACCGTGCTGGGCAACGCCACCGGCGCGGTGGGCGCCTTGACGGGGGCACTGTCGGGCCAGGGCGGGCTGCTGCAGCCGATCACCCAGGTAGTCGGCGGCGTGACTGGCGGCGTACTCAGCGGCCCCAACACGCCGCTGCTCGAGCCTGCGCTCGGCAACGTCGGCAAGACGGTCGACAACGTGCTGCCGCTGGGCTTGCAGCCCGTGCTGGCCGGCGTGGGCGGCGCGCTGGATCCGACCGCCAGCCCACTGGCCGGCAAGGTCGTCGGACTGACGCAGCAAGTCGGCGATACCACCAAGCTGGGCGCGCCGGTAGCCGGCCTATTGAGCAGCCTGGGCGGCACGGTCACCAATCTGGGCGGCGCGTTGCCGGGTGGCACGCCGGGCTTGAACGGCGTACTGCAAGGGCTGGGCGGCGCGGTCGCCAGCGCGGGCGGCCTGCTGCATGCCACGCCGGGCAACGCCAATCCCCTGGGTTCGACGCTGGCGAACGCGACGGGCGCGGTGGCCTCTCTCACCGGCGGCCTGGGCCTGGGCGGCGTGACGGGCGGATTGACGGGCGGCGCCAACGGCACGGGCGGCCTGCTGGCCCCGGTGACCGGCCTGCTGGGCGGCGTGACGGGAGCGGTGGGCGGCACGGCCGGCGGCGGATTGCTGGGCGGACTGGTCGGTGGGTTGACGGGGGCTGGCGGCGCTGCGGCAGGCGCCGGCGCCTCGGCCGGGACGAACGGCGGCGGACTGTTGGGCGGGCTGGTGGGAGGCGTGAACGTCGCGGCCGGCGCCGGGGCCGGTGCGGGAGCCTCTACCGGGGCGCCCGCCAGCTCGGGAGGATCTGGTGGCACGACGGGCGGCGCCGCAGCCAATGGCGGCCTGCTCGGCGGACTGCTGGGTGGCGTGACGGGCAGCCTGACGGGCGGCGCGGCGGCGGGCGGATCGTCTGGCGGGACTGCCAACGGCGGCCTGCTGGGCGGACTGCTCGGCGGCCTGGCCGGGAAGAAGTGA
- a CDS encoding MarR family winged helix-turn-helix transcriptional regulator gives MLQQQTYFHHEHVTGMAESTGSNRRSGMLDEIVLLLGRQFAAYNAACQSALAEKLGMPPVDLKALELVMEFDALPTGHLAQLLGVSSGGATALINRLEAAGYVQRGRHPLDRRMIVIRPVEEQCQALAQERRWIAEAIATTARGYDTAELETVHAFLMRCGRGVKRDTQAWLEAGSAHQPG, from the coding sequence ATGCTGCAACAACAGACCTACTTTCACCACGAGCATGTGACCGGCATGGCTGAATCAACGGGAAGCAACCGGCGGTCCGGCATGCTGGACGAGATCGTCCTGCTGCTGGGTCGGCAGTTCGCCGCCTACAACGCGGCATGCCAGTCGGCGCTGGCGGAAAAGCTGGGCATGCCCCCGGTGGACCTGAAGGCGCTGGAGCTGGTCATGGAGTTCGATGCCCTGCCCACCGGACATCTGGCCCAGTTGCTGGGCGTCAGCTCCGGCGGCGCGACCGCCTTGATCAACCGGCTGGAAGCCGCCGGTTATGTCCAGCGCGGCCGCCACCCGCTGGATCGCCGGATGATCGTGATCCGGCCGGTCGAGGAGCAGTGCCAGGCGCTGGCCCAGGAACGGCGGTGGATCGCCGAGGCCATCGCCACGACCGCGCGCGGCTATGACACCGCGGAGCTGGAAACGGTGCATGCCTTCCTGATGCGTTGCGGCCGCGGCGTGAAGCGCGACACTCAGGCCTGGCTGGAGGCAGGCAGCGCGCATCAGCCCGGGTAG
- a CDS encoding ABC transporter ATP-binding protein, whose protein sequence is MSQAPLLDVHGLYVDIAGESGMTHAVKRLHLAISRRETFALVGESGCGKSMTALALLRLLPDAGRIVGGQIDLDGEDLNRLPESAMRGVRGGRIGIIFQEPSTSLNPVMRVGDQIIETLIAHTPLRGAAARARAVDWLRRVGIPEPERRIDDYPFQFSGGQKQRVMIAIALAAEPVLLIADEPTTALDVTVQAQVLDLLADIQREMGMAVLLITHDLAVVKNVAHHVALMRGGEIVESADAEEFFRAPKHPYARQLFEAIPTFEKRGTPLTESGREAMARDDARMAGSPKTRDASVVLDVQDLKVHYPVRKGPLRRIASWVKAVDGVAFTLKAGETLALLGESGCGKTTTGKALLRLIDGAHVSGRAMLQGHDLLSADRRTLQRLRQDIQIIFQDPYASLDPRMRVGDILDEGLASLRAGMDKESRRAHAARLIERVGLPSNTLARYPHEFSGGQRQRIAIARALAVEPKVLICDEPTSALDVSVQAQILDLLRELQHELGIAYLFITHNFGVVEYLADRIAVMDAGRIIELGPADAVLHQPRQDMTRRLLAAVPRLHFGPPEAA, encoded by the coding sequence ATGAGCCAGGCTCCTTTGCTCGACGTACATGGCCTGTACGTGGACATCGCCGGTGAAAGCGGCATGACGCATGCGGTCAAGCGCTTGCATCTGGCGATCTCCAGGCGGGAGACCTTCGCGCTGGTCGGCGAATCGGGTTGCGGCAAAAGCATGACGGCGCTGGCGCTGTTGCGCCTGCTGCCCGACGCCGGACGCATCGTGGGTGGGCAGATCGACCTGGACGGCGAAGACCTGAACCGTCTGCCGGAAAGCGCCATGCGCGGCGTGCGCGGCGGGCGCATCGGCATCATCTTCCAGGAGCCGTCCACCAGTCTGAATCCGGTCATGCGGGTGGGCGACCAGATCATCGAGACCCTGATTGCCCACACGCCCCTGCGCGGCGCCGCGGCGCGCGCCCGCGCCGTGGACTGGCTGCGGCGGGTAGGCATCCCCGAGCCCGAGCGGCGCATCGACGACTATCCCTTCCAGTTCTCGGGTGGGCAGAAGCAGCGCGTCATGATCGCCATTGCGCTGGCGGCCGAACCCGTCCTGCTGATCGCGGACGAGCCCACCACGGCGCTGGACGTCACGGTGCAGGCGCAGGTGCTGGACCTGCTGGCCGACATCCAGCGGGAAATGGGCATGGCGGTGCTGCTGATCACGCACGACCTCGCGGTGGTGAAGAACGTCGCCCATCACGTGGCGCTGATGCGCGGCGGCGAGATTGTTGAAAGCGCCGACGCCGAGGAGTTCTTTCGCGCGCCCAAGCACCCCTATGCGCGGCAGCTGTTCGAAGCGATTCCCACGTTTGAAAAGCGCGGCACGCCGTTGACCGAAAGCGGCCGCGAGGCCATGGCGCGCGACGACGCCCGCATGGCCGGGAGCCCCAAGACGCGCGACGCCAGCGTGGTGCTGGACGTGCAGGACCTGAAGGTCCATTACCCCGTGCGCAAGGGGCCGCTGCGCCGTATCGCGTCCTGGGTCAAGGCCGTGGACGGCGTGGCCTTTACGCTGAAGGCAGGTGAAACGCTGGCCCTGCTGGGCGAGTCCGGCTGCGGCAAGACCACCACGGGCAAGGCGCTGCTGCGCCTGATCGATGGCGCGCACGTATCGGGCCGCGCGATGCTGCAGGGGCACGATTTGTTGTCCGCGGACCGGCGCACGCTGCAGCGCCTGAGACAGGACATTCAGATCATCTTCCAGGACCCATATGCCTCGCTCGACCCGCGCATGCGCGTGGGCGACATCCTGGACGAAGGATTGGCCTCCCTGCGCGCCGGCATGGACAAAGAGTCGCGCCGCGCCCACGCCGCGCGGCTGATCGAGCGCGTGGGCCTGCCGTCCAATACCCTGGCGCGCTATCCGCACGAATTCTCCGGCGGCCAGCGCCAGCGGATCGCGATCGCGCGGGCGCTGGCGGTCGAACCCAAAGTGCTGATCTGCGATGAACCCACGTCGGCGCTGGACGTTTCCGTGCAGGCCCAGATCCTGGACCTGCTGCGCGAACTGCAGCACGAGCTCGGCATCGCCTATCTGTTCATCACGCACAACTTCGGCGTGGTCGAGTATCTGGCGGACCGCATCGCGGTCATGGACGCAGGCCGCATCATCGAATTGGGACCGGCCGACGCGGTGCTGCACCAGCCGCGTCAGGACATGACGCGCAGGCTGCTGGCCGCCGTGCCGCGCCTGCACTTCGGGCCGCCCGAGGCGGCCTGA
- a CDS encoding ABC transporter permease: protein MPMFVFLWTDIALWLMVLGALAYVWHVRRSPNLRATWARVARDTPAMCSAVILAAFVVVGLLDSVHYRPLLPPAPGAAADAPPAYAPAVRSALDGLLTGSVLTTPEKTYSEPLAVRQFTKETMLVNDKPVRDFPRLRGAGVHLQDPDRDHLGDVAQRLGLGLAAGLAVSAAVIGLMYAGLARRRAARLAAGDPQGGYSEVPWRAMAVTFTLLCLTAGALAGLSSGYHALGTDRIGNDVLWQALKSIRTALVIGSLTTIAMLPPAIVFGIAAGYFKGKVDDGIQYLYTTITSIPGVLLVAACALMMQVYIDNHADLFDTSAARADLRLFLLCMILGFTGWAGLCRLLRAETLKLRELEYVQAARAFGVSHWRIMTRHLLPNVAHLVLITVVLEFSGLVLYEAVLSYLGIGVDPSMNSFGSMIDGARLEMSRDPMIWWNLMTAFVFMLALVLAANLFADAVRDAFDPRTRRYKPGRMARFGLFGRAPRTALATDTRQSRPGDAP from the coding sequence ATGCCCATGTTCGTCTTTCTCTGGACCGATATCGCGCTTTGGCTCATGGTGCTGGGCGCGCTGGCCTATGTCTGGCACGTGCGCCGCAGCCCGAACCTGCGCGCAACCTGGGCGCGCGTGGCGCGCGACACGCCGGCCATGTGTTCGGCCGTGATTCTGGCCGCCTTCGTGGTGGTGGGCCTGCTGGACTCGGTGCATTACCGGCCGCTGCTGCCGCCGGCGCCGGGCGCCGCCGCCGACGCGCCGCCGGCCTATGCGCCCGCGGTGCGCTCGGCGCTGGACGGCCTGCTCACGGGGTCCGTGCTGACCACGCCGGAAAAAACCTATTCCGAGCCCTTGGCGGTACGGCAGTTCACCAAGGAAACCATGCTCGTCAATGACAAGCCGGTGCGCGACTTTCCCCGCCTGCGCGGCGCGGGCGTCCACCTGCAGGATCCCGACCGCGATCACCTGGGGGATGTGGCCCAGCGGCTCGGGCTGGGCCTGGCCGCGGGGCTGGCGGTGTCCGCCGCCGTGATCGGGCTGATGTACGCCGGCCTGGCCAGGCGGCGCGCGGCCCGGCTTGCCGCCGGGGATCCGCAGGGCGGCTATTCGGAAGTGCCCTGGCGCGCCATGGCCGTCACCTTCACGCTGCTGTGCCTGACGGCGGGCGCCTTGGCCGGCCTGTCCAGCGGCTATCACGCGCTGGGCACCGACCGCATCGGCAACGACGTGCTGTGGCAGGCGCTCAAGAGCATCCGCACGGCGCTGGTCATCGGCAGCCTCACCACCATCGCGATGTTGCCGCCGGCCATCGTCTTCGGCATCGCCGCCGGCTACTTCAAGGGCAAGGTCGACGACGGCATCCAGTATCTCTACACCACCATCACCTCGATTCCGGGCGTGCTGCTGGTGGCCGCCTGCGCGCTGATGATGCAGGTGTACATCGACAACCACGCGGATCTGTTCGACACTTCGGCCGCGCGCGCCGACCTGCGGCTGTTCCTGCTCTGCATGATCCTGGGCTTTACCGGCTGGGCCGGGCTGTGCCGACTGCTGCGCGCCGAAACCCTCAAGCTGCGCGAATTGGAATACGTGCAGGCGGCGCGGGCCTTCGGCGTGTCGCACTGGCGCATCATGACCCGCCATTTGCTGCCCAACGTGGCGCACCTGGTCCTGATCACCGTGGTGCTGGAATTCTCCGGCCTGGTCCTGTACGAGGCGGTGCTGTCCTATCTGGGCATAGGCGTGGATCCCAGCATGAATTCCTTCGGTTCCATGATCGACGGCGCGCGGCTGGAAATGTCCCGCGACCCCATGATCTGGTGGAACCTGATGACCGCATTCGTCTTTATGCTGGCGCTGGTGCTGGCGGCCAACCTGTTCGCCGACGCGGTGCGCGACGCCTTCGATCCGCGCACGCGGCGCTACAAGCCGGGCCGCATGGCGCGCTTCGGCCTGTTCGGCCGGGCGCCGCGCACGGCGCTGGCCACCGATACGCGCCAGTCCCGTCCGGGAGATGCCCCATGA
- a CDS encoding ABC transporter permease translates to MIGYVIRRLLYGVLILIGVNLFTFVLFFAVNTPDDMARLAIGGQRVNQDAVEKWKAERGYDKPLFFNAKAEGAAQLTDTVFYQRSVPLLVMDFGASDGGRDIGREIKTRMGPSLALAVPTFFLGLFVSIVFSLTLVYFRATRLDFWGVVVCVLLLSISSLFYIIAGQWVFAKLLRLVPFSGFSGGLDVVKFLALPVLVAIVSRLGPEARFYRTLFLEETGKDYVRTARSKGLAERIVLFRHVLRNAMLPILTSTVAALPLLFMGSLIAESFFGIPGLGSYTIDAINAQDFSIVRAMVFLGAALYIVGLILADISYTLADPRVRFE, encoded by the coding sequence ATGATCGGCTACGTGATCCGCCGGTTGCTGTACGGCGTGCTGATCCTGATCGGCGTGAACCTCTTCACCTTCGTCCTGTTTTTCGCGGTCAACACGCCCGACGACATGGCGCGGCTGGCCATCGGCGGGCAGCGCGTCAATCAGGACGCGGTGGAAAAATGGAAGGCCGAGCGCGGCTACGACAAGCCGCTGTTCTTCAATGCCAAGGCGGAAGGCGCGGCCCAGCTGACCGACACAGTGTTCTATCAGCGTTCGGTGCCCTTGCTGGTCATGGACTTCGGCGCCTCCGACGGCGGCCGCGACATCGGCCGCGAGATCAAGACGCGCATGGGGCCTAGCCTGGCCCTGGCAGTGCCTACCTTTTTCCTGGGGCTGTTCGTCAGCATCGTTTTTTCGCTGACGCTGGTGTATTTCCGCGCCACCCGGCTCGACTTCTGGGGCGTGGTGGTCTGCGTGCTGCTGCTGTCCATATCCAGCCTGTTCTACATCATCGCCGGCCAATGGGTCTTCGCCAAGCTGCTGCGGCTGGTGCCGTTCTCGGGTTTTTCGGGCGGGCTGGACGTGGTCAAGTTCCTGGCGCTGCCGGTGCTGGTCGCAATCGTGTCGCGGCTGGGGCCGGAGGCGCGCTTCTACCGCACCCTGTTCCTGGAAGAGACCGGCAAGGACTATGTGCGCACCGCGCGCTCCAAGGGGCTGGCCGAACGCATCGTGCTGTTCCGCCACGTGCTGCGCAACGCCATGCTGCCCATCCTGACCAGCACGGTGGCGGCCTTGCCGCTGCTGTTCATGGGCAGCCTGATCGCGGAGTCCTTCTTCGGCATTCCGGGCCTGGGCAGCTACACCATCGACGCCATCAACGCGCAGGACTTCTCCATCGTGCGGGCCATGGTGTTCCTGGGCGCCGCGCTCTATATCGTGGGGCTGATCCTGGCCGACATTTCCTACACGCTGGCCGACCCCCGCGTCCGATTCGAGTAG
- a CDS encoding ABC transporter substrate-binding protein, which produces MRALKRLWAAAMLLSLALAGCSQESPINSPYPSGAESQNTLFSAFVKRSPKYLDPASSYSGDETPYTYNIYETLYGYHYLKRPYELVPRAAASIDPPVYLDAQGNTLPADTPGEQIAQSVYDIKIRPGARYAPHPAFARKTDGSYDYFPLAAGELDDKFYIPDFPRTGTRELTADDYVYAFRRLVSPRVVSPISSLMTEHVAGLKEYADRLRQRDQALRRDMPGGAGAPPWLDLREADGFTGVQALDPHTLRIRVNGKYPQFKYWLAMTFTAPIPWEADRFYSQPGMGAHDLSFNTWPVGTGPYMLVESLQNRRHVLGRNPNFHGEPYPCEGEPGDAAAGLLADCGKPTPFIDRAEFSVEKEAIPLTGKFLQGYYDVPQIERGEYGVAMLVAAGDSQDKARLYSEHGIKLPTTVETANWYMGFNWLDPVVGKGDTPEQEAKNRKLRQAISIAFDWEEYVAVFENSQASVAYGPVPPGVLGYREPPEGVNPVVYDLVDGKPVRKSVDVARRLLAEAGYPDGRNAKTGAPLVLYYDSMQGGGSNPQFDWMRRQLAKIGVQLDVRATDYNRFQDKMMRGSAQIFLWGWNADYPDAENFLFLLYGPNAKAKGGGENAANYASPEFDRLFEQMKFLDDGPEKAQLIARMIAIVQRDAPWMFGYFPMSGGAYQQWVGNAKPTQMVRNTLQYMKIDAGLRQQKIDEWNYPRWWPIGLFALLLALAIWPSYVALKRRERQTAFTPALGKEHQS; this is translated from the coding sequence ATGCGTGCATTGAAGCGGCTCTGGGCGGCGGCCATGCTGCTGTCGCTGGCGTTGGCGGGCTGCTCGCAAGAAAGCCCCATCAACAGCCCGTATCCGTCCGGCGCCGAAAGCCAGAACACGCTGTTTTCCGCCTTCGTCAAGCGCTCGCCGAAGTATCTGGACCCGGCCAGCTCTTATTCCGGCGACGAAACCCCTTATACGTACAACATCTATGAGACGCTGTACGGCTACCACTATCTGAAGCGGCCCTACGAACTGGTGCCGCGCGCGGCGGCGTCCATCGACCCGCCCGTCTACCTCGACGCGCAGGGCAACACGCTGCCCGCCGACACCCCGGGCGAGCAGATCGCGCAAAGCGTTTACGACATCAAGATCCGGCCCGGCGCGCGCTACGCGCCGCATCCGGCCTTCGCCCGCAAGACCGACGGCAGCTACGACTACTTTCCGCTGGCCGCAGGCGAACTGGACGACAAGTTCTACATTCCCGACTTCCCCCGCACCGGCACGCGCGAACTGACGGCCGACGATTACGTCTACGCCTTCCGTCGCCTGGTCAGCCCGCGCGTGGTGTCGCCGATTTCCAGCCTGATGACCGAGCATGTGGCCGGCCTGAAGGAATACGCCGACCGGCTGCGCCAGCGCGACCAGGCGCTGCGGCGGGACATGCCGGGCGGGGCCGGCGCGCCGCCTTGGCTGGACCTGCGCGAGGCCGACGGCTTCACGGGCGTGCAGGCGCTGGATCCGCACACGCTGCGCATCCGCGTCAACGGCAAGTATCCGCAGTTCAAGTACTGGCTGGCCATGACCTTCACCGCGCCGATTCCTTGGGAAGCCGACCGCTTCTACAGCCAGCCCGGCATGGGGGCGCACGACCTGTCGTTCAACACCTGGCCGGTGGGCACCGGTCCGTACATGCTGGTGGAGTCGCTGCAGAACCGCCGCCACGTGCTGGGCCGCAATCCCAATTTCCATGGCGAGCCCTATCCCTGCGAAGGCGAGCCCGGCGACGCGGCCGCCGGCCTGCTGGCCGACTGCGGCAAGCCCACGCCTTTCATCGACCGCGCGGAATTCAGCGTTGAAAAGGAAGCCATTCCGCTGACCGGCAAGTTCTTGCAGGGCTATTACGACGTGCCGCAGATCGAGCGCGGCGAGTATGGCGTGGCCATGCTGGTCGCGGCCGGCGACAGCCAGGACAAGGCGCGCCTGTACAGCGAGCATGGCATCAAGCTGCCGACGACCGTCGAAACCGCCAACTGGTACATGGGCTTCAACTGGCTGGACCCGGTGGTGGGCAAGGGCGACACGCCGGAACAGGAAGCAAAGAACCGCAAGCTGCGCCAGGCCATCAGCATCGCGTTCGACTGGGAAGAATACGTCGCCGTGTTCGAGAACAGCCAGGCCTCGGTGGCTTACGGTCCGGTGCCGCCGGGCGTGCTCGGCTACCGTGAACCGCCCGAAGGCGTGAACCCCGTGGTCTACGACCTGGTGGACGGCAAGCCCGTGCGCAAGTCCGTGGACGTGGCCCGCCGCCTGCTGGCCGAGGCCGGCTACCCCGATGGCCGCAACGCCAAGACGGGCGCGCCGCTGGTGCTCTATTACGACTCGATGCAGGGTGGCGGCTCCAATCCGCAGTTCGACTGGATGCGGCGCCAACTGGCCAAGATCGGCGTGCAGCTGGACGTGCGCGCCACCGACTACAACCGCTTCCAGGACAAGATGATGCGCGGGTCGGCGCAGATCTTCCTGTGGGGCTGGAACGCCGACTATCCCGACGCCGAGAACTTCCTGTTCCTGCTCTACGGCCCCAATGCCAAGGCCAAGGGCGGCGGCGAGAACGCGGCCAACTACGCCAGCCCCGAGTTCGACCGCCTCTTTGAGCAGATGAAGTTCCTGGACGACGGTCCCGAAAAGGCACAGCTCATCGCCAGAATGATCGCCATCGTGCAGCGCGACGCGCCCTGGATGTTCGGCTACTTCCCGATGTCGGGCGGCGCCTACCAGCAGTGGGTCGGCAACGCCAAGCCGACCCAGATGGTCCGCAACACGCTGCAGTACATGAAGATCGATGCCGGCCTTCGGCAGCAGAAGATCGACGAGTGGAACTATCCGCGGTGGTGGCCGATCGGCCTGTTCGCGCTGTTGCTGGCGCTGGCGATCTGGCCTTCGTATGTGGCGCTGAAGCGGCGCGAACGCCAGACGGCATTCACGCCGGCCCTGGGCAAGGAGCATCAATCATGA
- a CDS encoding thermonuclease family protein, translated as MRGKPNFRGGSKLTALIVALILAAAGAIVNWLQPSGKQGQDRTERPTSSTQGRPGATLAGDIPQGSYTLTGTIVNVADGDTVTLRAPDGQHRIRMDSIDAPEEGHGSDQPGQPYAEAARKNLASLVAGKTLTAQCYEKDQYGREVCALILDDGLSANRLQVEAGYAWAYTARQGDYLRDKAMPDLQRQAKAAGRGLWAQPGAMQPWKWRYDCWRQRQCG; from the coding sequence GTGCGTGGCAAACCTAACTTTCGCGGCGGCAGCAAGCTGACCGCCCTGATCGTCGCCCTGATACTTGCGGCGGCGGGCGCCATCGTCAATTGGCTGCAGCCTTCGGGGAAGCAGGGCCAGGACCGGACCGAACGTCCGACTTCCTCAACCCAGGGCCGGCCGGGCGCGACGTTGGCTGGCGACATCCCGCAGGGCAGCTACACGCTCACGGGCACGATCGTGAACGTGGCCGATGGCGATACCGTGACCCTGCGCGCGCCCGACGGCCAGCACCGTATCCGCATGGACAGCATCGACGCGCCCGAGGAAGGCCATGGATCCGACCAGCCCGGGCAGCCCTATGCCGAGGCCGCGCGCAAGAACCTGGCCAGCCTGGTCGCCGGCAAGACGCTCACCGCGCAGTGCTACGAGAAGGACCAGTACGGCCGGGAAGTCTGCGCCCTGATCCTGGACGACGGCCTCTCGGCCAACCGCCTGCAAGTGGAAGCCGGCTACGCCTGGGCCTACACCGCGCGCCAGGGCGACTACCTGCGCGACAAGGCCATGCCGGACCTGCAGCGCCAGGCCAAGGCGGCCGGGCGCGGCCTGTGGGCGCAGCCCGGCGCCATGCAACCCTGGAAGTGGCGCTACGACTGCTGGCGGCAGCGCCAGTGCGGCTGA
- a CDS encoding magnesium and cobalt transport protein CorA translates to MATEEHAADDSKREVVASIAYVNGRRDREVPIDEVAQYVSQDHGMLWIGLRNPRPEMLAKVASELGACDKNQEEMLESHRRPKIIDYGNMILIVAITVEVEAERPIFGETQFLIGDGFLVTVRRGATAGHSPLRERLEASPDLLKRGSDYVASELLDWLVDRYVAAAGKIESVVEGAEQKLLIRGAKDSDIRRLYRQRRDLLRIHTVVSPLAEICRRLARVEMSAVDEHARPYFGEVADRVLRVDELFNSLRESLAFAFEASLMIGQAAQNDTTRKLASWAAILAVPTAIAGIYGMNFEFMPELKSPWGYPVTLGVIISICSVLYWRFRKSGWL, encoded by the coding sequence ATGGCTACTGAAGAACATGCCGCCGACGACTCGAAGAGAGAAGTCGTCGCATCGATCGCCTACGTGAACGGCCGGCGGGACCGCGAGGTCCCGATCGATGAAGTCGCCCAGTACGTCAGCCAGGACCACGGCATGCTGTGGATCGGCCTGCGCAATCCGCGCCCGGAAATGCTGGCCAAGGTCGCCAGTGAGCTCGGCGCCTGCGACAAGAACCAGGAAGAAATGCTGGAGTCCCACCGGCGGCCGAAGATCATCGACTATGGCAACATGATCCTCATCGTCGCCATCACGGTGGAAGTCGAGGCCGAGCGCCCCATCTTCGGCGAGACCCAGTTCCTCATCGGCGACGGCTTCCTGGTGACGGTGCGGCGCGGCGCCACCGCCGGCCACAGCCCCTTGCGCGAACGTCTTGAAGCGTCGCCCGACCTGCTCAAGCGCGGCAGCGACTATGTGGCTTCGGAACTGCTGGATTGGCTGGTGGACCGCTACGTCGCGGCGGCCGGCAAGATCGAATCCGTGGTCGAAGGCGCCGAACAGAAGCTGCTGATCCGCGGCGCCAAGGACTCGGACATCCGCAGGCTGTACCGCCAGCGCCGCGACCTGCTGCGCATCCACACCGTGGTGTCGCCGCTGGCCGAGATCTGCCGCCGCCTGGCGCGGGTCGAGATGTCGGCGGTGGACGAGCATGCCCGTCCGTATTTTGGCGAAGTGGCCGACCGCGTGCTGCGCGTGGACGAACTGTTCAACTCGCTGCGCGAATCCCTGGCCTTCGCCTTTGAAGCCAGCCTGATGATAGGCCAGGCGGCGCAGAACGACACCACCCGCAAGCTGGCCTCCTGGGCCGCCATCCTGGCGGTGCCCACCGCCATCGCCGGCATCTACGGCATGAACTTCGAATTCATGCCCGAACTGAAATCGCCCTGGGGCTATCCCGTCACGCTGGGCGTCATTATCTCGATCTGTTCGGTCCTGTATTGGCGCTTCCGCAAGTCGGGCTGGTTGTAG